The proteins below are encoded in one region of Ochotona princeps isolate mOchPri1 chromosome 24, mOchPri1.hap1, whole genome shotgun sequence:
- the ATXN2L gene encoding ataxin-2-like protein isoform X14: MLKPQPSQQTSQPQQPPPPAPQAVARRPPGGTSPPNGGLPGPLAAASTPPGPPAAASPCLGPAAAAGSGLRRGAEGILAPQPPQQQQHPERSGAGAIGSARGQSTGKGPPQSPVFEGVYNNSRMLHFLTAVVGSTCDVKVKNGTTYEGIFKTLSSKFELAVDAVHRKVSEPAGGPRREDIVDTMVFKPSDVMLVHFRNVDFNYATKDKFTDSAIAMNSKVNGEHKEKVLQRWEGGDSNSDDYDLESDMSNGWDPNEMFKFNEENYGVKTTYDSSLSSYTVPLEKDNSEEFRQRELRAAQLAREIEASPQYRLRIAMENDDGRTEEEKHSAVQRQGSGRESPSLAAREGKYIPLPQRVREGPRGGVRCSSSRGGRPGLSSLPPRGPHHLDSSSPGPGAEARGINGGPSRMSPKAQRPLRGAKTLSSPSSRPSGEASLPSPPTAPPFLPVGRMYPPRSPKSAAPAPISASCPEPPIGSAVAASSASIPVTSSVTDPTVGSVSPASPKISLAPTDVKELPTKEPGRALEPQELARITGKVPGLQNEQKRFQLEELRKFGAQFKLQSSSSPDTSLDAFPPRILKEEAKGKEKEVDGLLASEPLGSPVSSKTEAALDKEDKASLAAAGGTEGPEQPQPSCPSQTGSPPVGLLKGDDKDEGPVAEQVKKSTLNPNAKEFNPTKPLLSVNKSTSTPTSPGPRTHSTPSIPVLTAGQSGLYSPQYISYIPQIHMGPAVQAPQMYPYPVSNSVPGQQGKYRGAKGSLPPQRSDQHQPASAPPMMQAAAAAGPPLVAATPYSSYIPYNPQQFPGQPAMMQPMAHYPSQPVFAPMLQSNPRMLTSGSHPQAIVSSSTPQYPSAEQPTPQALYATVHQSYPHHATQLHAHQPQPATTPTGSQPQSQHAAPSPVQHQAGQAPHLGSGQPQQNLYHPGALTGTPPSLPPGPSAQSPQSSFPQPAAVYAIHPHQQLPHGFTNMAHVTQAHVQTGITAAPPPHPGAPHPPQVMLLHPPQSHGGPPQGAVPQSGVPALSASTPSPYPYIGHPQGEQPGQAPGFPGGADDRIPLSDPDCLLT, from the exons GGGCCAGAGCACAGGGAAGGGGCCTCCACAGTCACCT GTGTTTGAAGGTGTTTATAACAATTCGAGGATGCTGCATTTCCTTACTGCTGTTGTG GGCTCCACTTGTGATGTCAAAGTGAAAAATGGCACCACCTATGAGGGTATCTTCAAGACTCTGAGCTCCAAG TTTGAACTAGCCGTGGATGCTGTGCACCGGAAGGTATCTGAGCCAGCAGGTGGTCCCCGGCGGGAGGATATTGTGGACACGATGGTGTTCAAGCCGAGTGACGTGATGCTCGTCCACTTCCGAAATGTTGACTTCAATTACGCTACTAAAG ACAAGTTCACTGATTCCGCCATTGCCATGAACTCGAAGGTGAATGGGGAACACAAAGAGAAGGTGCTGCAGCGCTGGGAAGGGGGCGACAGCAACAGCGATGACTACGACCTCGAGTCTGACATG TCCAATGGGTGGGACCCCAATGAAATGTTCAAGTTCAATGAGGAGAACTACGGTGTGAAGACTACCTACGATAGTAGTTTGTCTTCTTACAC GGTACCCTTGGAAAAGGACAATTCTGAAGAGTTCCGGCAGCGGGAGCTGCGTGCGGCCCAGCTGGCAAGAGAGATTGAGGCGAGCCCCCAGTACCGCCTGCGTATCGCCATGGAGAATGACGATGGGCGCACTGAGGAGGAGAAACATAGTGCTGTGCAGCGGCAGGGCTCTGGGAGAGAGAGTCCCAGCTTGGCAGCCAG GGAGGGGAAGTATATCCCTCTGCCTCAACGCGTTCGGGAAGGTCCCCGGGGAGGAGTTCGCTGTAGCAGTTCTCGGGGTGGCCGGCCTGGCCTTAGCTCCTTGCCACCTCGTGGCCCTCACCATCTTGACAGTAGCAGCCCTGGCCCAGGTGCTGAGGCACGTGGTATCAATGGAG GCCCTTCCCGCATGTCCCCTAAGGCCCAGAGGCCTCTGAGAGGCGCCAAGACTTTGTCTTCACCCAGCAGCAGGCCTTCTGGAGAGGcgtcccttccctctccccctacAG CTCCCCCTTTTCTTCCAGTGGGCCGGATGTACCCGCCACGTTCTCCCAAGTCTGCTGCACCTGCCCCCATCTCTGCGTCCTGTCCGGAGCCGCCCATCGGTTCAGCAGTGGCAGCCTCTTCAGCCTCCATCCCTGTGACGTCATCAGTCACAGATCCTACAGTGGGCTCCGTCTCCCCAGCTTCTCCAAAGATCTCCCTGGCTCCTACCGATG TCAAAGAACTGCCAACCAAGGAACCTGGCAGAGCTCTGGAGCCCCAGGAACTGGCCCGAATAACTGGGAAAG TCCCTGGACTTCAGAATGAACAAAAGCGGTTTCAACTGGAAGAACTGAGGAAGTTTGGGGCCCAGTTTAAG CTTCAGTCCAGCAGCTCCCCTGATACCAGCCTGGATGCCTTTCCCCCTCGGATCTTAAAGGAGGAGGCcaaagggaaggagaaggaagtaGACGGTCTGTTGGCCTCCGAGCCCCTGGGTTCTCCGGTCTCCTCCAAGACGGAGGCTGCGTTGGATAAAGAGGATAAAGCATCCCTGGCAGCGGCAGGGGGCACTGAGGGGCCGGAGCAGCCCCAGCCGTCCTGCCCAAGCCAAACTGGCAGCCCCCCTGTGGGCCTCCTGAAGGGAGACGACAAGGATGAGGGCCCCGTTGCCGA ACAAGTAAAGAAATCAACGTTGAACCCCAATGCCAAGGAGTTCAATCCTACAAAACCTCTGCTATCTGTG AACAAATCCACCAGTACCCCGACTTCTCCGGGGCCCCGAACTCACTCAACTCCCTCCATCCCGGTGCTGACAGCAGGCCAGAGTGGGCTCTACAGCCCCCAGTACATCTCCTACATACCTCAGATTCACATGGGACCAGCTGTGCAG GCACCCCAGATGTATCCATATCCTGTGTCTAATTCAGTGCCTGGACAGCAGGGCAAGTACCGGGGAGCCAAAG GCTCTCTGCCCCCACAGCGCTCGGACCAACACCAGCCAGCCTCAGCCCCTCCCATGatgcaggctgctgctgctgcaggcccaCCTCTGGTGGCTGCCACACCGTATTCTTCCTACATCCCCTACAACCCCCAGCAGTTCCCAGGCCAGCCTGCTATGATGCAACCCATGGCTCACTATCCCTCACAG CCCGTGTTTGCCCCCATGCTTCAAAGCAATCCACGCATGCTGACGTCGGGTAGCCATCCCCAGGCCATTGTGTCATCCTCTACCCCTCAGTACCCTTCTGCAGAGCAGCCCACCCCCCAAGCCCTTTATG CCACTGTTCACCAGTCCTACCCGCACCATGCCACGCAGCTCCACGCCCACCAACCACAGCCGGCAACCACGCCTACCGGGAGCCAGCCGCAGTCACAGCATGCGGCCCCCAGTCCTGTTCAG CATCAGGCGGGGCAGGCCCCACACCTGGGCAGTGGACAGCCTCAGCAGAACCTGTACCACCCAGGGGCCCTGACAGGCACGCCACCCTCTCTGCCCCCGGGCCCGTCTGCCCAGTCCCCTCAGAGCAGCTTCCCCCAGCCAGCCGCTGTGTACGCCATCCATCCCCACCAGCAGCTGCCCCACGGCTTCACCAACATGGCCCATGTTACCCAG GCCCATGTCCAAACTGGAATCACAGCAGCCCCGCCCCCTCACCCTGGGGCTCCCCACCCGCCCCAGGTGATGCTGCTGCACCCACCCCAGAGCCATGGGGGGCCCCCCCAAGGCGCAGTGCCCCAGAGTGGGGTGCCTGCACTCTCAGCTTCCACACCCTCACCCTACCCCTACATCGGACACCCCCAAGGTGAGCAGCCTGGCCAGGCGCCTGGATTTCCAGGAGGAGCCGATGACAGGATTC ctctCAGTGACCCCGACTGTCTCCTGACTTAG
- the ATXN2L gene encoding ataxin-2-like protein isoform X20 codes for MLKPQPSQQTSQPQQPPPPAPQAVARRPPGGTSPPNGGLPGPLAAASTPPGPPAAASPCLGPAAAAGSGLRRGAEGILAPQPPQQQQHPERSGAGAIGSARGQSTGKGPPQSPVFEGVYNNSRMLHFLTAVVGSTCDVKVKNGTTYEGIFKTLSSKFELAVDAVHRKVSEPAGGPRREDIVDTMVFKPSDVMLVHFRNVDFNYATKDKFTDSAIAMNSKVNGEHKEKVLQRWEGGDSNSDDYDLESDMSNGWDPNEMFKFNEENYGVKTTYDSSLSSYTVPLEKDNSEEFRQRELRAAQLAREIEASPQYRLRIAMENDDGRTEEEKHSAVQRQGSGRESPSLAAREGKYIPLPQRVREGPRGGVRCSSSRGGRPGLSSLPPRGPHHLDSSSPGPGAEARGINGGPSRMSPKAQRPLRGAKTLSSPSSRPSGEASLPSPPTAPPFLPVGRMYPPRSPKSAAPAPISASCPEPPIGSAVAASSASIPVTSSVTDPTVGSVSPASPKISLAPTDVKELPTKEPGRALEPQELARITGKVPGLQNEQKRFQLEELRKFGAQFKLQSSSSPDTSLDAFPPRILKEEAKGKEKEVDGLLASEPLGSPVSSKTEAALDKEDKASLAAAGGTEGPEQPQPSCPSQTGSPPVGLLKGDDKDEGPVAEQVKKSTLNPNAKEFNPTKPLLSVNKSTSTPTSPGPRTHSTPSIPVLTAGQSGLYSPQYISYIPQIHMGPAVQAPQMYPYPVSNSVPGQQGKYRGAKGSLPPQRSDQHQPASAPPMMQAAAAAGPPLVAATPYSSYIPYNPQQFPGQPAMMQPMAHYPSQPVFAPMLQSNPRMLTSGSHPQAIVSSSTPQYPSAEQPTPQALYATVHQSYPHHATQLHAHQPQPATTPTGSQPQSQHAAPSPVQHQAGQAPHLGSGQPQQNLYHPGALTGTPPSLPPGPSAQSPQSSFPQPAAVYAIHPHQQLPHGFTNMAHVTQAHVQTGITAAPPPHPGAPHPPQVMLLHPPQSHGGPPQGAVPQSGVPALSASTPSPYPYIGHPQALSDPDCLLT; via the exons GGGCCAGAGCACAGGGAAGGGGCCTCCACAGTCACCT GTGTTTGAAGGTGTTTATAACAATTCGAGGATGCTGCATTTCCTTACTGCTGTTGTG GGCTCCACTTGTGATGTCAAAGTGAAAAATGGCACCACCTATGAGGGTATCTTCAAGACTCTGAGCTCCAAG TTTGAACTAGCCGTGGATGCTGTGCACCGGAAGGTATCTGAGCCAGCAGGTGGTCCCCGGCGGGAGGATATTGTGGACACGATGGTGTTCAAGCCGAGTGACGTGATGCTCGTCCACTTCCGAAATGTTGACTTCAATTACGCTACTAAAG ACAAGTTCACTGATTCCGCCATTGCCATGAACTCGAAGGTGAATGGGGAACACAAAGAGAAGGTGCTGCAGCGCTGGGAAGGGGGCGACAGCAACAGCGATGACTACGACCTCGAGTCTGACATG TCCAATGGGTGGGACCCCAATGAAATGTTCAAGTTCAATGAGGAGAACTACGGTGTGAAGACTACCTACGATAGTAGTTTGTCTTCTTACAC GGTACCCTTGGAAAAGGACAATTCTGAAGAGTTCCGGCAGCGGGAGCTGCGTGCGGCCCAGCTGGCAAGAGAGATTGAGGCGAGCCCCCAGTACCGCCTGCGTATCGCCATGGAGAATGACGATGGGCGCACTGAGGAGGAGAAACATAGTGCTGTGCAGCGGCAGGGCTCTGGGAGAGAGAGTCCCAGCTTGGCAGCCAG GGAGGGGAAGTATATCCCTCTGCCTCAACGCGTTCGGGAAGGTCCCCGGGGAGGAGTTCGCTGTAGCAGTTCTCGGGGTGGCCGGCCTGGCCTTAGCTCCTTGCCACCTCGTGGCCCTCACCATCTTGACAGTAGCAGCCCTGGCCCAGGTGCTGAGGCACGTGGTATCAATGGAG GCCCTTCCCGCATGTCCCCTAAGGCCCAGAGGCCTCTGAGAGGCGCCAAGACTTTGTCTTCACCCAGCAGCAGGCCTTCTGGAGAGGcgtcccttccctctccccctacAG CTCCCCCTTTTCTTCCAGTGGGCCGGATGTACCCGCCACGTTCTCCCAAGTCTGCTGCACCTGCCCCCATCTCTGCGTCCTGTCCGGAGCCGCCCATCGGTTCAGCAGTGGCAGCCTCTTCAGCCTCCATCCCTGTGACGTCATCAGTCACAGATCCTACAGTGGGCTCCGTCTCCCCAGCTTCTCCAAAGATCTCCCTGGCTCCTACCGATG TCAAAGAACTGCCAACCAAGGAACCTGGCAGAGCTCTGGAGCCCCAGGAACTGGCCCGAATAACTGGGAAAG TCCCTGGACTTCAGAATGAACAAAAGCGGTTTCAACTGGAAGAACTGAGGAAGTTTGGGGCCCAGTTTAAG CTTCAGTCCAGCAGCTCCCCTGATACCAGCCTGGATGCCTTTCCCCCTCGGATCTTAAAGGAGGAGGCcaaagggaaggagaaggaagtaGACGGTCTGTTGGCCTCCGAGCCCCTGGGTTCTCCGGTCTCCTCCAAGACGGAGGCTGCGTTGGATAAAGAGGATAAAGCATCCCTGGCAGCGGCAGGGGGCACTGAGGGGCCGGAGCAGCCCCAGCCGTCCTGCCCAAGCCAAACTGGCAGCCCCCCTGTGGGCCTCCTGAAGGGAGACGACAAGGATGAGGGCCCCGTTGCCGA ACAAGTAAAGAAATCAACGTTGAACCCCAATGCCAAGGAGTTCAATCCTACAAAACCTCTGCTATCTGTG AACAAATCCACCAGTACCCCGACTTCTCCGGGGCCCCGAACTCACTCAACTCCCTCCATCCCGGTGCTGACAGCAGGCCAGAGTGGGCTCTACAGCCCCCAGTACATCTCCTACATACCTCAGATTCACATGGGACCAGCTGTGCAG GCACCCCAGATGTATCCATATCCTGTGTCTAATTCAGTGCCTGGACAGCAGGGCAAGTACCGGGGAGCCAAAG GCTCTCTGCCCCCACAGCGCTCGGACCAACACCAGCCAGCCTCAGCCCCTCCCATGatgcaggctgctgctgctgcaggcccaCCTCTGGTGGCTGCCACACCGTATTCTTCCTACATCCCCTACAACCCCCAGCAGTTCCCAGGCCAGCCTGCTATGATGCAACCCATGGCTCACTATCCCTCACAG CCCGTGTTTGCCCCCATGCTTCAAAGCAATCCACGCATGCTGACGTCGGGTAGCCATCCCCAGGCCATTGTGTCATCCTCTACCCCTCAGTACCCTTCTGCAGAGCAGCCCACCCCCCAAGCCCTTTATG CCACTGTTCACCAGTCCTACCCGCACCATGCCACGCAGCTCCACGCCCACCAACCACAGCCGGCAACCACGCCTACCGGGAGCCAGCCGCAGTCACAGCATGCGGCCCCCAGTCCTGTTCAG CATCAGGCGGGGCAGGCCCCACACCTGGGCAGTGGACAGCCTCAGCAGAACCTGTACCACCCAGGGGCCCTGACAGGCACGCCACCCTCTCTGCCCCCGGGCCCGTCTGCCCAGTCCCCTCAGAGCAGCTTCCCCCAGCCAGCCGCTGTGTACGCCATCCATCCCCACCAGCAGCTGCCCCACGGCTTCACCAACATGGCCCATGTTACCCAG GCCCATGTCCAAACTGGAATCACAGCAGCCCCGCCCCCTCACCCTGGGGCTCCCCACCCGCCCCAGGTGATGCTGCTGCACCCACCCCAGAGCCATGGGGGGCCCCCCCAAGGCGCAGTGCCCCAGAGTGGGGTGCCTGCACTCTCAGCTTCCACACCCTCACCCTACCCCTACATCGGACACCCCCAAG ctctCAGTGACCCCGACTGTCTCCTGACTTAG
- the ATXN2L gene encoding ataxin-2-like protein isoform X6, with product MLKPQPSQQTSQPQQPPPPAPQAVARRPPGGTSPPNGGLPGPLAAASTPPGPPAAASPCLGPAAAAGSGLRRGAEGILAPQPPQQQQHPERSGAGAIGSARGQSTGKGPPQSPVFEGVYNNSRMLHFLTAVVGSTCDVKVKNGTTYEGIFKTLSSKFELAVDAVHRKVSEPAGGPRREDIVDTMVFKPSDVMLVHFRNVDFNYATKDKFTDSAIAMNSKVNGEHKEKVLQRWEGGDSNSDDYDLESDMSNGWDPNEMFKFNEENYGVKTTYDSSLSSYTVPLEKDNSEEFRQRELRAAQLAREIEASPQYRLRIAMENDDGRTEEEKHSAVQRQGSGRESPSLAAREGKYIPLPQRVREGPRGGVRCSSSRGGRPGLSSLPPRGPHHLDSSSPGPGAEARGINGGPSRMSPKAQRPLRGAKTLSSPSSRPSGEASLPSPPTAPPFLPVGRMYPPRSPKSAAPAPISASCPEPPIGSAVAASSASIPVTSSVTDPTVGSVSPASPKISLAPTDVKELPTKEPGRALEPQELARITGKVPGLQNEQKRFQLEELRKFGAQFKLQSSSSPDTSLDAFPPRILKEEAKGKEKEVDGLLASEPLGSPVSSKTEAALDKEDKASLAAAGGTEGPEQPQPSCPSQTGSPPVGLLKGDDKDEGPVAEQVKKSTLNPNAKEFNPTKPLLSVNKSTSTPTSPGPRTHSTPSIPVLTAGQSGLYSPQYISYIPQIHMGPAVQAPQMYPYPVSNSVPGQQGKYRGAKGSLPPQRSDQHQPASAPPMMQAAAAAGPPLVAATPYSSYIPYNPQQFPGQPAMMQPMAHYPSQPVFAPMLQSNPRMLTSGSHPQAIVSSSTPQYPSAEQPTPQALYATVHQSYPHHATQLHAHQPQPATTPTGSQPQSQHAAPSPVQHQAGQAPHLGSGQPQQNLYHPGALTGTPPSLPPGPSAQSPQSSFPQPAAVYAIHPHQQLPHGFTNMAHVTQAHVQTGITAAPPPHPGAPHPPQVMLLHPPQSHGGPPQGAVPQSGVPALSASTPSPYPYIGHPQVCRVGRSHSRRRQGLAPGSVLCFPPSSLSCDPAAPLPTASPALSDPDCLLT from the exons GGGCCAGAGCACAGGGAAGGGGCCTCCACAGTCACCT GTGTTTGAAGGTGTTTATAACAATTCGAGGATGCTGCATTTCCTTACTGCTGTTGTG GGCTCCACTTGTGATGTCAAAGTGAAAAATGGCACCACCTATGAGGGTATCTTCAAGACTCTGAGCTCCAAG TTTGAACTAGCCGTGGATGCTGTGCACCGGAAGGTATCTGAGCCAGCAGGTGGTCCCCGGCGGGAGGATATTGTGGACACGATGGTGTTCAAGCCGAGTGACGTGATGCTCGTCCACTTCCGAAATGTTGACTTCAATTACGCTACTAAAG ACAAGTTCACTGATTCCGCCATTGCCATGAACTCGAAGGTGAATGGGGAACACAAAGAGAAGGTGCTGCAGCGCTGGGAAGGGGGCGACAGCAACAGCGATGACTACGACCTCGAGTCTGACATG TCCAATGGGTGGGACCCCAATGAAATGTTCAAGTTCAATGAGGAGAACTACGGTGTGAAGACTACCTACGATAGTAGTTTGTCTTCTTACAC GGTACCCTTGGAAAAGGACAATTCTGAAGAGTTCCGGCAGCGGGAGCTGCGTGCGGCCCAGCTGGCAAGAGAGATTGAGGCGAGCCCCCAGTACCGCCTGCGTATCGCCATGGAGAATGACGATGGGCGCACTGAGGAGGAGAAACATAGTGCTGTGCAGCGGCAGGGCTCTGGGAGAGAGAGTCCCAGCTTGGCAGCCAG GGAGGGGAAGTATATCCCTCTGCCTCAACGCGTTCGGGAAGGTCCCCGGGGAGGAGTTCGCTGTAGCAGTTCTCGGGGTGGCCGGCCTGGCCTTAGCTCCTTGCCACCTCGTGGCCCTCACCATCTTGACAGTAGCAGCCCTGGCCCAGGTGCTGAGGCACGTGGTATCAATGGAG GCCCTTCCCGCATGTCCCCTAAGGCCCAGAGGCCTCTGAGAGGCGCCAAGACTTTGTCTTCACCCAGCAGCAGGCCTTCTGGAGAGGcgtcccttccctctccccctacAG CTCCCCCTTTTCTTCCAGTGGGCCGGATGTACCCGCCACGTTCTCCCAAGTCTGCTGCACCTGCCCCCATCTCTGCGTCCTGTCCGGAGCCGCCCATCGGTTCAGCAGTGGCAGCCTCTTCAGCCTCCATCCCTGTGACGTCATCAGTCACAGATCCTACAGTGGGCTCCGTCTCCCCAGCTTCTCCAAAGATCTCCCTGGCTCCTACCGATG TCAAAGAACTGCCAACCAAGGAACCTGGCAGAGCTCTGGAGCCCCAGGAACTGGCCCGAATAACTGGGAAAG TCCCTGGACTTCAGAATGAACAAAAGCGGTTTCAACTGGAAGAACTGAGGAAGTTTGGGGCCCAGTTTAAG CTTCAGTCCAGCAGCTCCCCTGATACCAGCCTGGATGCCTTTCCCCCTCGGATCTTAAAGGAGGAGGCcaaagggaaggagaaggaagtaGACGGTCTGTTGGCCTCCGAGCCCCTGGGTTCTCCGGTCTCCTCCAAGACGGAGGCTGCGTTGGATAAAGAGGATAAAGCATCCCTGGCAGCGGCAGGGGGCACTGAGGGGCCGGAGCAGCCCCAGCCGTCCTGCCCAAGCCAAACTGGCAGCCCCCCTGTGGGCCTCCTGAAGGGAGACGACAAGGATGAGGGCCCCGTTGCCGA ACAAGTAAAGAAATCAACGTTGAACCCCAATGCCAAGGAGTTCAATCCTACAAAACCTCTGCTATCTGTG AACAAATCCACCAGTACCCCGACTTCTCCGGGGCCCCGAACTCACTCAACTCCCTCCATCCCGGTGCTGACAGCAGGCCAGAGTGGGCTCTACAGCCCCCAGTACATCTCCTACATACCTCAGATTCACATGGGACCAGCTGTGCAG GCACCCCAGATGTATCCATATCCTGTGTCTAATTCAGTGCCTGGACAGCAGGGCAAGTACCGGGGAGCCAAAG GCTCTCTGCCCCCACAGCGCTCGGACCAACACCAGCCAGCCTCAGCCCCTCCCATGatgcaggctgctgctgctgcaggcccaCCTCTGGTGGCTGCCACACCGTATTCTTCCTACATCCCCTACAACCCCCAGCAGTTCCCAGGCCAGCCTGCTATGATGCAACCCATGGCTCACTATCCCTCACAG CCCGTGTTTGCCCCCATGCTTCAAAGCAATCCACGCATGCTGACGTCGGGTAGCCATCCCCAGGCCATTGTGTCATCCTCTACCCCTCAGTACCCTTCTGCAGAGCAGCCCACCCCCCAAGCCCTTTATG CCACTGTTCACCAGTCCTACCCGCACCATGCCACGCAGCTCCACGCCCACCAACCACAGCCGGCAACCACGCCTACCGGGAGCCAGCCGCAGTCACAGCATGCGGCCCCCAGTCCTGTTCAG CATCAGGCGGGGCAGGCCCCACACCTGGGCAGTGGACAGCCTCAGCAGAACCTGTACCACCCAGGGGCCCTGACAGGCACGCCACCCTCTCTGCCCCCGGGCCCGTCTGCCCAGTCCCCTCAGAGCAGCTTCCCCCAGCCAGCCGCTGTGTACGCCATCCATCCCCACCAGCAGCTGCCCCACGGCTTCACCAACATGGCCCATGTTACCCAG GCCCATGTCCAAACTGGAATCACAGCAGCCCCGCCCCCTCACCCTGGGGCTCCCCACCCGCCCCAGGTGATGCTGCTGCACCCACCCCAGAGCCATGGGGGGCCCCCCCAAGGCGCAGTGCCCCAGAGTGGGGTGCCTGCACTCTCAGCTTCCACACCCTCACCCTACCCCTACATCGGACACCCCCAAG TATGTAGGGTGGGCAGAAGCCACAGTCGCCGCCGCCAGGGgcttgctcctggctctgtcctttGCTTCCCTCCGTCCTCGCTCAGTTGTGATCCAGCagcccccctccccactgcctccccagctctCAGTGACCCCGACTGTCTCCTGACTTAG